The segment GATCATCGACTCGGGTGAAACCACCCTGATCCGTGGCGACACGGTCGAGGTGGCGGAAGCCGTGCTGGAGAACGAGAAGGTCGAGAAGCGTGGGGGCCGGATCGCCACCACCCAGCCCGTCCTGCTCGGCATCACCAAGGCCAGCCTGCAGACCCGCAGCTTCATCTCGGCGGCGTCCTTCCAGGAGACCACCCGCGTCCTCACCGACGCCTCGGTCAACGGCAAGAAGGACACGCTGGAAGGGCTGAAGGAGAACGTCATCGTCGGCCGCCTGATCCCGGCGGGCACCGGGGCCTATCTCCGGTCCTTGCAGAAGGTCGCCAATGCCCGCGACGCCGAGCTGACCTCGACCCGCGAAGCCGCGATCGAGCCCCTGCCGGCCGAACTGCAACTGGAGCTGGCCGAGAGCGAGTGATCGCTCTCCGTCCCGGGTCGAGCCCGGGATGACAAGGCAGAGATGATTAAGGGCGGTTCCGGCGACGGGGCCGCCCCTTTTCTTCGGCCCGCGACTGTCAGGGTCTGCACTTTGAGGTTGCAGGCGATCGTTGACGTCGTCGGATACTGTCGGCATCCTTGCCCCGTCAGGAGGCGAAGATGACCAGAGCCAAAGCAACGCCCGGCAGCATCGATACGGTCCTCTGGATCGTCACCATCCTTGCCCTGTGTGTGATGATCTACTTTATGGCCGCGACTGCGATGATCGAGCTGGGAGCCGCGGCCCACGACGCCTTCTGCCCGGAGCACGGCTGGGCGGTGTGAGCCGGGGTCGCTCGGCGACGATCAGCCCAGGGCTATTTCGGCCCGGCGGTGCCGCCGAATGGTGCCTCCTCCTCATGCTGGAACTCGGGGCGCAGCAAGGCTCCGGCACAGGTCCCGCGCAGGTTGCCGCCGACGCACTCGGGCGAGGCACCGACGATGCCCACGCCCGGCCGGCCTCCCCGCCGCGCCTCGTACTGGGCCAGGGCGGCCGCCCCGTCGCGGGCGAATTGGGCCTCGCGGCGGGCTTCGGAAGCCGTCAGTGTGCGTGGCCCGAGCGGCCCGGCCCGACCGGCGGCCGCGTTGAAGCGCTCGTCGCAGAGCTGCTGTTCCGCCGGGCTCAGCCGTCCGTCCATGGTGCGACAGCCCGCTGCGCCGAGACGCAGCGAGCGGGCGACAGCCGCCCGCATGGTCTCGGGCGTCACCTGCCAGGGGTCCACGGTTGCGGGGGCGTCGGCCGGGGCCTGTGCGGCGATCCGGGGCGAGAGGGGCGAGGGCCGTGCCTCGGACGGGCCGGGGGCGGCCGGTGCGGTCGACCGCTCGGCCATGATGTCGCCCAGGGTCGGTGTGGGCTCCGTTCGCGCCGACCCCGGGGCGGGAACACGGGCCACCTCACCCGGCAGGAGCGGGCGCGGTTCCATCTCGAGGAAGATCGGGATGTCGTCGGCGAGGTCGGGCGGAGCCAGGGGCGTCTCGAAGAGCCGCAGCGCCAGGGGCGTCAGGATCGCGATGTGGAACAGGACCGACGCCGCGAGCGCCCCTATTCGGCGGCGCATCACGGGCCCGAAGGTCGGTCGCCGTCGGGCGAAGCTCAGACTGGCGTCGACCACGCATCCTCCCTGCCGATCGCCCCGAGGCTGAAGGGCGACCGTGGCGGGATCAGGGCAGGGTCAGCCGACCACCCGCCAGGGCGTCAGCGGCCGCACGGTGGCGCAGGCAGGCGTGCCGTCCCTGGCGCGTCCGGGCAGGGTGGTCCCGATCACCGCGCCGGGTTTCAGCAGGTCGGCGGGAATATCGTGGACATCGATCTTGGCGCGGCGGCTGACGACGGGCAGGCCGGGCATGGCGCCGCCGATGGCGATGTAGACGAAGCGGCGGTCCTTGCCCTCGCGTCGCACGAAGGTTCCGCCCAGCCGGCCGTCGGGGCGCAGATCGACCGGCATGTCGAAGGTCAGGGGGGCCTCGGTCGACAGACGGATGTCGTGGGGCGCGTTCTTCGCATCCTGTCGCCAGTAATGCAGACCGGGCAAGGGATCGGCGATCGTCAGGCGCAGGGTCAGGGTCTCAGTCATGGGTCACCAGATGGCTGCCGCGCACCATTCGCACGAACGGGATGGGGCGGTCCTTCCCGGCTCGTCGTTCTGCGCCGTCCGGGATGATGAACCGCCCGGCCACCTCGGCCAGGACGAAGCGGGTGATGGCGGGCAGGTCGAGGGCGCGGGCTTCTTCCAGCGGGAGCCAGGCGATCTCGTCCAGCTCGCCGGAGCCGGCCGTTGGTTCGGGGGCCAGAAGGGCCGAGGCGTCCGCCATGAAGAACCGGGCGTCGAACCGGCGCGTGCGACCCGGCGGGGTGATGGCGCGCGCGACATAGTTCAGGGCGGCGAGGTCGGGCAGGGCCCCGACGGCCCGGAACGCGCGCCACGGTCCCGCGACGGAGGCGGACGGGGCCGGGCGGCCGAGGATCAGGCCGGTCTCCTCGAACGTCTCGCGCACGGCGGTCAGGCACAGGGCGCGGGCGCGGTGCGGGGCCAGTTCGGTCTCCAGACGGGCGCGGGTGGCGGCCGAGGGCTCGGTGGCCGAGGCGGCGGCGAAGTCCGACCGGTCGATCCGGCCGCCGGGAAACACCCATTTGGAGGCCATGAACACATGCCCCGGCGCGCGACGCCCCATCAGCACCTGGGGGCGGGTGCCGGAGCGGACCAGGATCAGGGTCGCGGCGTCCTTCGGCCGCTGCCGCGGACCGGCCGGGCGCGGCGCGTCGGCAAGGTCCTGACGGGCGTCAAAGGGGTTACTCGGGGGAGACACCGGACACGATTACCACCGACAGGTCCCGCGTGGGGATGAAGTTGGTCCGGCGCATCTCGAACTGCGTCTCGCTGATGCGGCGCACGTTCTCGCCGCAGAAGCTGACGAGATTGCCGGCTTCGCCCTTGTCGACGACCAGGCGAAACTCCCCGATCGGCTCGGCCCAGTTGGCCCCCGTGGTCAGGACATAGTCGATCCAGGTCTCGGTCAGGTACTGGCCCTGGCGGCGCAGGCGTGCTGCGCCGGCCTGGAAGGCGGCGTCGGCGCAATAGTGCGTGGCGTGCTCGGCGGCGTAGTCGCTGTCCGCCGTCTCGGGATCGCCAAAGAGGCTGAATGCCGATCCGCCGACGGCGGGGGCGTAGCGGTGGTCCACGTCGACCGCTTGACCGGCCGGAAAGACCTGGGTCCGATAGTGGGTGGTCTTCAACGTCCATAGCGGCACGTAGTCCGCGACCCGGCCGGTGCCGTCGTCATAGCTCCGGTCCTCGATTATGCCCATCTGGACCAGCTGCTCGATCCGGGGTCCGGGCAGGGCGGCGATGGCGTCGCGGATGTCCCGGTCGTAGGGCGACAGGGGCAGGGACAGCTCTCGCAGCAGGCCGGTGCGATCGGCTTCGCCCAGCATGGCCTTCTGCTCGATTTCGGTGGCCACCCGCTGTCCCGCCACAGTGGTGGTGAAGGCCAGGGTGCCCGGGTCGGACAGGGCGATGGGGGCCTCACTGCCGCCGACGAGGTCGGGCAGGGGAAAGGCGACGATTGTGGTGATGTCCTGGTCCGTGCGGTTGAAGAACCGGTATTTCACCCGGATCTCCCGGGACGAGACGAACAGATCCTCGGACTGCATGACGATGCCGTCGGTGCGTTGCAGGACGAGGCCGCCGGTCCCCATCGAGGCGACGCTGTCATTGGCGGCGGCCGGCCCGGCGAGACACAGGACGACGAAGGTCGACAGAGCAATTTTTCGGATCATCCCGGTTCCTCCTGCGCGAACATGTTATCCGAGGCATCGAGGAGGCTCAACGGGACAGGACGTCAACGCTGCTCGTCCTTGCGGACCGCGTTCAGACCGCCACAGCGGCGTTGCTCAGCCGCCTTCCGCTTCGGTCTCGCCCTGGGCAATGGCGGCGATCTGGGCTTCGAGGGCCTGTCGGGCTTCGGGCGAGCAGTTGCTGGCGGCAGGGTTTGGGGCCCCGGCTGTGGCCGCGCCGGGCGCGACGATCAGATCCTCGACCAGACTTTCGGCGGCGGCGCGGAGGGGGGCCTCCTCGATCCCGGCCACGGCCGCCTGCGCCAGACCCGCCGCATCGACGTCCTCCCAGCCGCAGGTGGCGGCCGCCAGCTTCAGCGTCCGGGCCGCCTGAACGCCCTGCACGATCTCGGGATGGCTCGCCTCCAGCGCGGCCATGGCGGCGTTGCGACCGGCCTTCCCGACATCCACCTCGCCACAGGCGGAAAGGGTGAAGGCCGAGACCGCAGATAGAGCCAGAACCAGACGAGGCATGCCGATCACTCCTTTGAAGACCCGGCGGGTCATAGCAGACCGGGCGGATCCCGAAAGGCGGCCGATTGGCCGGTGGGGCGCGGCCCTACCGCCGCTTGCCCTTTCTCACGCCCTTGAGGCCGCCGGACGGGCGGCCTCCGCGCGGGGGTTTGGGACCGCCGGGACGACCCGTGCCCCGCTTGGGCGGGCCGTTGCCGCCTGTACCCGGACCCCGGCCGCGCAGGCCCAGACGCGGGGCGGGGGCGTTGGGGTCGCGGGGTTCGGGGTCACTGAGCATCTCGAACACCAGGCCGCCGGTGATCGGGGTGGCCTCCTTCAGCCTGACCTCGACGCTGCGGCCCAGGGTGTAGCGCTGGCCCGACCGTTCGCCGACCAGGGCATGGGCGCGGTCGTCGTGGGTGAAGTATTCGTTGCCCAGCGAGCTGACGGGCACGAGGCCGTCGGCGCCCGTCTCGTCCAGACGAATGAACAGGCCAAAGCGGGTCACGCCGGTGATGCGGCCGGTGAAGGTCGCGCCGACGCGATCCTCCAGAAAGGCGGCGATGTAGCGGTCCATGGCGTCGCGCTCGGCGGCCATGGAGCGGCGCTCGGTCAGGGTCACCTGATCGGCGATGGCGGGCAGTTCGGCGATCTCGCGATCGGTCAGGCCGTCAGGGCCGAGGTTCAGTGCGCGGATCAACCCCCGGTGCACGATCAGATCGGAGTAGCGCCGGATCGGCGAGGTGAAGTGGGCGTAGCGATCCAGGTTCAGGCCGAAATGGCCGACGTTGTCCGGGCTGTAGATCGCCTGCATCTGGGAGCGCAGGACGACCTCATTGACCACCTCGGCATGGGGGCCGTCGCGGGTCTCGTCCAGCAGCCTGTTGAAGCGTTTGGTGGTCGGGGCCTCGCCCTTGTTCCAGGGTTTGCCCAGCGTCGACAGGAAGTCGGCCAGGTTGAAGACCTTTTCCTGGCTGGGCGTATCGTGGACGCGGAAGATCAGGGGCGTCTTCCTGCCCTCCAGCGTCTCGGCGGCGCAGACATTGGCCTGGACCATCATTTCCTCGATCAGGCGGTGGGCCTCCAGACTGACGCGCTTTTCGATGGAGGCGATGCCGCCGTCGGGTGACATGCGGATGCGGCGTTCGGCACTGTCGATCTGCAGGGGCGCGCGCTTCAGTCGGCCCTTCAGCATGGTGTGCCAAGCGTTCCACAGCGGATACAGGATCGCGTCCATGATCGGGCCGGTCGGGTCGTCGATCCCGCCGCCGTTCTCGACGCCGTCGATGGCCGCCTGGGCCTGTTCGTAGGAAAGCTTGGCGTGGCTGCGCATCAGGCCGCGATGGAATTTGTGGCCCAGTTTGCGGCCGTCCTTGTCGAAGACCATGCGCACGGCCAAGGTCGCGCGGTTCTCGCCTTCCTTGAGACTGCACAGGCCGTTCGACAGCCGCTCGGGCAGCATCGGCTCGACGCGGTCGGGGAAATAGGTCGAATTGCCCTTGGCGCGCGCCTCGCGGTCCAGACTGGTGTTGGGCCGGACGTAGGCGGCGACGTCGGCGATGGCGACCCAGACGATCCAGCCGCCCTCGTTCTTCGGGTCCTCGTCGCGCTGCGCATAGACGGCGTCGTCGTGGTCGCGGGCGTCGGCCGGGTCGATGGTGATGAAGGGGATGTCACGCAGGTCGTCGCGGCCCTTCAGCGTCGGCAGGTCCTGGTTCTCGGCCTCCTGCTCGACGGCCTCCGAGAAGCCCATCGGCACGCCGTGGGTGTGGATGGCGATCAGGGAGGCGGCGCGGGGATCGTCCTCGCGGCCCACGGTCTCCAGGATCTTGCCGCGCTTGTGGCCATAGCGCTGGTCCGACTTCTCGATGGCGGCCAGGACCAGATCGCCGTCGCGCAGATCGGCGGCCTGAAGCGCCGACACGATCAGCACGTCCTTCGAGCGCCGGTCGACCGGCTCGACCCGGGTCTCCTTGTTGGACTTTCGGATCACACCGAGGACGCGGTTGTTGTGGGTGTCGAGGGTCTTGATCAGCCGGGCTTCCCAGCCGTTGGGGCCGTGCTGGAACTTGGCCAGCACGCGATCACCCAGGCCGGGGGCCGGGCCAGGTTTGCCTTTATCAGGGATGAGCAAGGCGCGCGGTGCATCGGCCGAGGCCTCGACCATGCGGACGTAGAGCTCTCCGTCATTATCCTTCTCGACCACATCGGCGACGCCGACGGGGGGCAGGGCGCCGGCTTCGGAAAAGCCCTTCCTGCCGCGTTTGCCGAGCTTGCCGGAGGCTTCGAGGCCGCGGATCATTTCGCGCAAACGCCGACGATCCTCGCCCTTGAGGCCGAAGTGGCGGGCGATATCGCCCTTTTCCGCCGATCCGGCCTCGCGCAGGAAGGCCAGCAGGGTGGCCTCGTCCGGCAATCCGGCGGCGGGTTTTCCGGGTGGTTTGGTCATTCAGTCTTTCGGTTCGCCGGGCGCTTCGGCCTCGGCGGGGTTCAGGCAGGGAACGCCCAGTGCAGCGGCGGCGCGTGCCATGCCGCGATCGAGCGTAAGTATGGTCGCCTCTAGCCGCGTCGCGGCGGCGATGTGGATAGCGTCAGGGGCGCGGAGCACGAGGTTATGGCGTCGGACCAGATCGGTGGCCATCGCGATGTCCCCCTGATCCAGGGAGACGCGGTCCGACGCGGATGCCACCCAGACGTCGAGATGGTCGAAGAGAGATTCCGCTTCGACGGGCATCCTGGCTCCCACCCTAACAAGCCGGGCGATGGCCGCCGAAGATTCCGCGACGCAGAAGTCGCTCACGAGTGGCGGCGGTTGTTGATCGAGGACAGCGTCGATCATCGAGCTCGTCAACTCGCGCGTCACGACAGAGACGAGGATGCTGGCATCCAGCAAGAGCCTCACTCAGTAACCTTCGTCGCGCATGTCGCGGACAAGCTCGGCGGCCGACATTCCAAGCGGCGGTCGCGCGTCGCGACGACGGGCGAACTCCTTCATGAAGGCCAGTCGCTCGTCACCCGCGAGTTTGGCGGGGACCGTTGGACGCGCCAGCTCTGCAACAGGCTTGCCGTGCCGGGTGATGGTGATCCGTTCACCCGCCTCGACCCTCTCAAGCAGGTGAGTGAAGTTGTTCTTGGCTTCGGCGACGCCGTAGGTGGCCATGGTCGTTCTCCAAGATTATGGCCATAAATATAGCCATAAATGTCGGCATCGGCAACGGGTTGTCCGGGCCCGGCGGCACGCCTAGCTTCCGGCCTCGAATCCGGAGCCCGATCATGTCCCTTGCCGAACACCCGACCCTGAGCGCGCCGACCGGGTCGCTGCTGGACCTGATCGGCAAGACGCCGATGGTGGAGGTGACGCGGATCGACACCGGGCCGTGCAGACTGTTCCTGAAGCTGGAGGCGCAGAACCCGGGCGGGTCGATCAAGGACCGCATCGCCCTGTCGATGATCGCCGCGGCCGAGGCGGAGGGGTATCTGAAACCCGGCGGCACGATCGTCGAGGCCACGGCCGGAAACACGGGTCTGGCGCTGACGCTGGTGGGTCAGGCCAGGGGCTACAAGGTGTTGCTGGTCATCCCGGACAAGATGTCGAAGGAAAAAATCCAGCATCTGCGGGCGATGGGGGCCGATGTGCGGCTGACGCGGTCGGACGTCGCGCACGGGCATCCGGAATACTACACCGACATGGCCGAGCGGCTGGCGCAGCAGATTCCGGGCGGGTTCTTCGTCAACCAGTTCAACAACCATGCGAACTCCCTGGCCCATGTGAAGACCACCGGCCCCGAGATCTGGGAGCAGATGGGTCACGACATCGACGCCTATGTGGCCGGGATCGGCTCGGGCGGGACGATCACGGGCGTGGCCCAATACCTGAAGAGCCAGGGATCGAAGGCCGCGATCGTCCTGGCCGACCCGGTGGGATCGGTTCTGGCGGGCATCGTCAACGAGGGCATACCCGGACCGGAGGGCAGCTATACGGTCGAGGGCATCGGGCAGAATTTCGTGCCGGATACGGCGGACATGAGCCTGATCGACAAGGCCTATTCGATTCCGGATGCCGAGGCCGTGGCGACGGTGCGCGAGCTGCTGCTGAAGGAGGGCATCCTGGCCGGATCGTCGTCGGGCACATTGATTGCTGCAGCCCTGCGCTGGTGCCGCGAGCAGACCGAGCCGAAGCGGTGCGTGACCTTCGTCTGCGACACGGGCGCCAAATATCTGTCCAAGGTCTATAACGATGCCTGGCTGGCCGATCAGGGCCTGGGCGAGCGGGTGATCCAGGGCGATCTGTCGGACCTGATCAGCCGCAAATACGAGAAGGGCGATGTCGTCACGGCCGGGCCAGACGACACCCTGGACACCGCCTTCAAGCGGATGCGCGGGGCCGACGTCTCGCAGTTGCCGATCATCCAGGACGGCCGGCTGATCGGCATCCTGGACGAAAGCGACATCGTCCACATCATGAACACCGACGAGATCACGCGACGCGAGCGCTTCGCCAAGCCGGTCTCCTCGGCCATGACGCGCGACCTGGACACGGTCCAGGTGACGGAGCCGCTGGACGCCCTGATCCCCCTGTTCGACCGCGACCGGGTGGCGATCGTGCTGGATGGCGAGACGTTCGTCGGCTTGATCGCGCGGGTCGATCTGATCAACCACCTCAGCCTGAACCGGTGATTGGAGCGGTGCACCAGATGCACTATGTTCCGGGATGGTGACGCTTCACAGAGCGCCATCGTGGAAGATCGCGATCTATGGTCGAGACCATCGGATCCCGCATTTTCATATCGAAGGGAAGGGCTGGAGGTGTTCCGTGTCGATCGCGACTCTTGAACCGATCATCGGCAATCCGCCGAAGGATGTTTTGGCGGCCGCGTCGGGCTGGGCTTCCCAGCGACAGGCCGAACTGATGCGAACCTGGCGAGAGCTGAACCCGTGAGCGACGAACAGTCCCACATCATTCGCTCCGTCCGTGCCGCCGAGGATTACACGCTGCTCCTCGTTTGGGAGCAGGGGGAGGAGGTGAAGATCGATCTGGCGACCACGATCAGGAGCCAACCGTTCAAGGCCCTCGCGGACCTGAATGCGTTCCGGCAGGTCGAGCTGGGAGACTGGGGGCACAGCGTGGTCTGGCCGGGCGAGATCGAGATGGGGGCGGACTCCCTATGGCTGGACAGTCTTACGGCATGGGGGCGGGACGACACGCGTGCGTTTCTGGAATGGCGTCTGCGGAACGGTCTGTCGTTGAACGGCGCAGCCGAGGCCTTGGGGCTGTCCAGGCGCACGATCGCCTATTATTCCGGGGGGCGGCCGGTGCCGCGTTCCATCCTGCTGGCCTGCAAGGGCTGGGATGCTTTGAAGGCCGCATGACCTCGATCAAGAACAGCCAGGGGTTTTCGACCCGCGCCATCCATGCCGGTCAGCGGCCCGACCCGACGACGGGCGCGGTGATGACGCCGATCTATGCGACCTCGACCTATGCCCAGGAAAGCCCGGGCGTGAACAAGGGCTATGAGTATGCCCGGGGCAAGAACCCCACGCGCGAGGCGTTCGAGGCCTGTATCGCCGACCTGGAAGGCGGGGTTCAGGGGTTCGGTTTCGCCAGCGGCATGGCCGCGACCTCGACGGCGCTGGAGCTGCTGGACGCCGGGTCGCACATCGTGACGGGCGACGACCTGTATGGCGGATCCTGGCGGCTGTTCGAGCGGGTGCGGCGGCGCTCGATGGGGCTGGATTTCGCCTATGTCGACCTGAGCGATCTGGCGGCGGTCGAGGCGGCGATCACGCCGAAGACGAAGATGCTGTGGGTCGAGACCCCGACCAATCCGCTGATGAAGCTGGCCGACATCGCGGCCCTGTCAAAGGTCGCCAGGGCGCACGGCCTGCTGCTGGTGGTTGACAACACCTTCGCCACGCCGTGGAGCCAGCGGCCGCTGAGCCTGGGCGCCGATATCGTCATGCATTCGGCGACCAAATATCTGAACGGCCACTCCGACATCATCGGCGGGGTGCTGGTGGCCGGAAACGTGGAGATCGCCAAGGAAATCAAGTTCCTGCAGAACTCGGTCGGCGGGGTCATGGGGCCGTTCGATGCCTTCCTGGCCAACCGGGGGCTGAAGACCCTGGGCCTGCGCATGAAGGCGCACAACGAGAATGCCCTGGCGATCGCGCGCTGGCTGGAAGAGCGCAAGGGTATCGCCAGGGTGATCTATCCCGGCCTGATCAGCCATCCGCAGCACGCGCTGGCGACGCACCAGATGAACGGTCGCTATGGCGGCATGGTCACGGTGATCCTGGACGGCGACCTGTCACGGACGAAACTGGTGCTGGAGCGGGTTCAGGTCTTTACCCTGGCGGAGTCGCTGGGCGGGGTGGAGAGCCTGGTCAACCACCCGGCCATCATGACCCACGCCAGCGTGCCGAAAGAGGTCCGCGAGGCGGGCGGGGTGACCGACAACCTGATCCGGCTGTCGGTCGGGGTCGAGGATCTCGACGACCTGATCGCCGACCTGGATCAGGCGCTGGGATAGATCAGCCGCCGTTTTCGTTGAGTGAGCACTGGGACCCGACGTCGGCCCGGGGATTTTCCCGGCGGAGGGCTGCGGCGGCCTGGGCGATCTGCAAGCAGTCGAACGCCGCCGGCGTCGTTCCATCGACGAGGATATAGCCATACCCATTGGAGCAGGCGACCTCGATGATGTCGCGCCGACGCTCCGTACGGCCCACCTGGGCGGCGTTCACGACGTCGCAGCTGGTATGAGATGCGGCCAGCAGGGATTGGGCCTGGCGTATGGCACGCTGGCGCCCGGCGGCCGAATAGGCATTCAGCCGACGCACGGATTCGAACTGCTGCATCCGCGCCGCCCCGGGGCGCATCGGTTCAAGGAGCCGCTCTCGCGCCGTGCCCATGTCGCCGGCGTTGGGATTGGCCTGGGCCTGAACGGATGCAGCCGACCCGATGGTCGCGACGAGGGCGGCGACAAAGATCGCGGACTTCAGCATTGCGAATTCCTCCGAGCGGAAGCCTATTCCTCCTCGACAGGCTGTCAACAGCACCGCGTGACGACGTTGCGGGATGGCTCTGCGCGGGGCGTTGGCCGGGGCGCAGGGTCAAGCCCGATCACCGCGCCTGCGACCGTCAGCGCGAAAGCGGACCCATCAGCGTCGCCTTGAGCCGCTGTTCGATGTCGGGCGTCATGGCGGCGAACAGGCCGCGTGCATCGGGCGGAATGTGCGCCATCGGCTCTTCGTCATCCGGCCGGAACAGATAGTGGTCGAAGATCACCCGCCAGGCCTGGCGTTCGCGATGGTTCAGGTCGCGCAGGGTCATCAGGCCATGCAGGAGGGTGAAGATGGGGGCCGTCATATGGGGCGGGGCATCCCGCCACCAGAAATTCACCATGGCCCCGAACGGGTCCAGCGACTCGACGTGGTGAAACCACAGGCTCGGCATATAGAGCACGTCGCCGGGTGCCAGGTCGGCGATCTCGGCATGCTGGAGCGCCTCGGCGAAGCGGGGGAATCTGTCGAAGTCGGGCTTGTGGAAATCGACGAGACTGGTCGGCTGGCCCGACAGGGTGAAGTCGACGGGGCCGATATACAGATTGGCGATCTGGTCGGTCGGAAACAGGGTGAAGCGCCGGCGGCCCGCGACGACGCAGGCCAGGTTCTGGGGCAGGTCCCAGTGGCAGGCCGTGCGCACCCGGTTGCCGATCCAGAGCGAGGTTCGCCGTTGCGTCGCCGGATCGAGCAGGGGCATCGGCGTCTCGGCCAGCAGCCCCGGCAGGCAGGGGCGGAACGGGACGCCACCGGCATAGAAGCCGGGCGGGTGTGCGTCATCGTGGTGAGCCGCCAGCCGGTCCAGCAGGGTCGCCAGGGGTGCGTTTTCCTGGACGTGATTGAAGCTCTTCAGGTCGTCGGCATAGGAGAACCGGCCCTCGATCTCGGGCGCGCCGCTCCAGATCGGCGTGGGTGCATCCGTGGCGGCCGCGCGCAGGTGGTCCGACAGGGCAGCGGTCGACGTCCGGCCCAGCTGGACCATCGGCCAGTCGGCGACCCCCTGGCGCAGGACGGCCGGCCGTCCCGACGGAACGATGACGCTTTCGAACAGCGCGCGATCGACGCCTTCGTACTCGGGAACCGGCCGTGTCATGGGACGATCTGTGGTCCGAAGTGACCGGTGAGGTCAATCGCCTTCAGGCGACGCCGACCTTGCTGGCGAACTGGGCCGTGGCATCGGCATATTCCGACCGCAGGCGCGCGACCAGTTCCGCCGCCGGGACCACGTCATGCACCGCGCCCGCGCCCTGGCCGGCGGACCAGACGGTCTTCCAGGCCTTGGCCTCGTCGCCCATGTCCAGCTTGTGCTCGGGCAGGTGTTTCGGATCGATGCCGTTGGCCTCCAGCGACTTGATCATGAAGTTGGCCGGGATGCCGGAGACGGCCGGGGTGTGGACGATGTCGGTCGCGCCCGACTCGATGATCATGTCCTTGTAGGCCTCGGGGGCCATGGCCTCGGTCGTGTTGATGAAGCGGGTGCCCATA is part of the Brevundimonas sp. AJA228-03 genome and harbors:
- a CDS encoding PLP-dependent aspartate aminotransferase family protein, with amino-acid sequence MTSIKNSQGFSTRAIHAGQRPDPTTGAVMTPIYATSTYAQESPGVNKGYEYARGKNPTREAFEACIADLEGGVQGFGFASGMAATSTALELLDAGSHIVTGDDLYGGSWRLFERVRRRSMGLDFAYVDLSDLAAVEAAITPKTKMLWVETPTNPLMKLADIAALSKVARAHGLLLVVDNTFATPWSQRPLSLGADIVMHSATKYLNGHSDIIGGVLVAGNVEIAKEIKFLQNSVGGVMGPFDAFLANRGLKTLGLRMKAHNENALAIARWLEERKGIARVIYPGLISHPQHALATHQMNGRYGGMVTVILDGDLSRTKLVLERVQVFTLAESLGGVESLVNHPAIMTHASVPKEVREAGGVTDNLIRLSVGVEDLDDLIADLDQALG
- a CDS encoding cupin-like domain-containing protein, whose translation is MTRPVPEYEGVDRALFESVIVPSGRPAVLRQGVADWPMVQLGRTSTAALSDHLRAAATDAPTPIWSGAPEIEGRFSYADDLKSFNHVQENAPLATLLDRLAAHHDDAHPPGFYAGGVPFRPCLPGLLAETPMPLLDPATQRRTSLWIGNRVRTACHWDLPQNLACVVAGRRRFTLFPTDQIANLYIGPVDFTLSGQPTSLVDFHKPDFDRFPRFAEALQHAEIADLAPGDVLYMPSLWFHHVESLDPFGAMVNFWWRDAPPHMTAPIFTLLHGLMTLRDLNHRERQAWRVIFDHYLFRPDDEEPMAHIPPDARGLFAAMTPDIEQRLKATLMGPLSR